Within the Eucalyptus grandis isolate ANBG69807.140 chromosome 1, ASM1654582v1, whole genome shotgun sequence genome, the region CCTGCGCCTCGTAGTCCTAGGCTTTTTCCTCCATTTCCGTATCTTAACCCCTGCAACTGATGCATTCCCTCTATGGCTTATCTCAGTTATATGTGAAACATGGTTTGCCTTGTCGTGGATTCTTGATCAATTCCCTAAGTGGAACCCGATAAACAGAGAAACTTATTTGGATAGATTATCCATAAGGTTTGAGAGGGAGGGTGAGCCCAGTCGCTTAGCTCCTGTGGATGTGTTCGTCAGTTCTGTGGACCCTCTTAAGGAACCACCAATAATCACTGCAAATACTGTCCTCTCAATCCTGGCCGTTGATTACCCGGTGGACAAAGTTTGTTGCTATGTATCTGATGATGGCGCTTCGATGCTGCTTTTTGACACTCTCTCTGAAACTGCTGAGTTTGCGAGGAGGTGGGTCCCATTCTGCAAGAAGTATAGCATCGAGCCGAGGACTCCAGAGTTTTACTTTTCTCAAAAGATTGATTACCTGAAAGATAAGGTGGAGCCCAGCTTTGTGAAGGAACGTAGAGCCATGAAAGTAAGAAGTAGCTTTTATATGTTCGAATGCTGAAtgccctttttcctttttgttgtgaAATCCACTGAGAGTGGGTGCCTCTCGTATGTGATGTAGAGAGAGTATGAAGAGTTCAAAGTGAGGGTCAATGCATTGGTGGCAAAAGCTCAGAAAAAACCTGAAGAAGGATGGGTAATGCAAGATGGTACCCCCTGGCCTGGAAATAATACGCGCGATCATCCTGGCATGATCCAGGTAATTTTTTGCTCCTTTAATAGAAAAACTTTATGACAGTGCAGAAAACATGACTCCTCATTTTTTGTCGAGGCTTGTTAGTCTCCCTACTTAGAGAATTATGATAGGGTTTTGTTTATTAGACGCTTTCAGCAATACCTTCTCTGAAATTAATAGTAGGTGCAGAAAAAGACAAGAAGAGCAGACTGTTGCTCTGGGCAATGTCAACTTGTATGAACAGATCAACAACGATTGTATAAAAATTCAGTTTTTATAATGGATGAAAGAATGCTCATATACATGTATTTTATAGGTTTATTTGGGAAGTGCTGGAGCATTGGACGTGGAAGGTAAGGAGTTGCCTCGACTTGTATATGTGTCCCGTGAGAAGCGACCTGGTTACCAGCACCACAAGAAGGCTGGTGCAATGAATGCTCTGGTGAGTTCCTTATGAATATCGTCCAATAATTTCGTGATTCCTgcaatggaaatattttgtcTCATGTTGGTATTGAAATACAAAGTAATTCTTAGAGAGACCAATAAGATAAAAGTATAAGAAACTTAGAAGACCTACGAAAATGCTAAGGTTAGTTCTTAGTTATTTGATGTGACATATGTGGCCTCTGTTTCAAAGTTCATCTTGTTTTAGCATGTCACATTCTATTAATTACCTGTTTCTTCAATCTGCTGAATGAACTGAATGCCTTAGCAACCATATTTTTCATAGGTTCGAGTGTCGGCAGTGCTAACAAATGCACCCTTCTTGTTGAACTTGGATTGTGACCACTACATCAACAACAGTAAGGCTATCAGGGAAGCTATGTGTTTTCTAATGGATCCCCAACTTGGAAAGAAGCTTTGCTATGTTCAATTTCCTCAGAGGTTCGATGGCATTGATCGACATGACAGATATGCTAATAGGAACATAGTTTTCTTTGATGTAAGTGTGCAGTGATCCCATCCTTCTTTCAATCCCTATTCTCCAAATAGGTAAAGAGACTGAATGAGCTTTTGTGTCACTTTCAGATCAACATGAGAGGGCTTGATGGGATACAAGGACCAGTGTATGTTGGAACTGGATGTGTGTTCAATCGGCAGGCATTGTATGGGTATGATCCTCCAGTGTCCCAAAAGCGGCCAAAGATGACATGTGATTGCTGGCCTTCATGGTGCTCTTGTTGCTGCGGTGGTTCAAGGAAGTCAAAGTCAAAGAAGAAGGATGATACGAGTTTGCTTGGGCCTGTTCAtgcgaagaagaaaaagatgacaGGAAAGAACTACTTGAAGAAGAAAGGGTCTGGACCTGTCTTTGATCTAGAAGACATTGAAGAAGGACTTGAGGGTTTTGATGAGCTAGAAAAATCATCGCTCATGTCTCAGAAGAATTTTGAGAAGCGGTTTGGACAGTCACCTGTATTCATTGCCTCCACACTAATGGAAGATGGTGGCTTGCCAGAAGGGACTAACTCCACTTCACTTATTAAGGAAGCTATCCATGTCATAAGTTGTGGCTATGAAGAGAAAACAGAATGGGGCAAAGAGGCAAGTATAGTCTGGTTATGGCTCCTTATATGCATGAGTACtttgttttcttactttttattATCTGAATATCTTCTGCCTTCCTACTTAGCTTCCcctttttaatggaaattaataaGGGCATCCTTATGGTTCCTTGAGCTGGAAATGACATTTTCTGGGAAGAATTACTAGTGTGCCTCCatattatttgtgaaattaCTGGTTCTTTTATAGAATTTTTGCTTGGTGAAGTTTTGAGAAGTTTAGTCATCAGAGAAGCTCATAgttgaattatttggaaaatgttgCTTTAACTCACTAGAAACGATTTACCATCAGAAAACGGCTTTAGGTATTCTTTATTGTTGTTTCATGAAATGAAACTGAAATCTATACCTCCTTTTGGCAGATTGGATGGATTTATGGCTCTGTTACAGAAGATATCTTGACAGGCTTCAAGATGCATTGTAGAGGGTGGAAGTCTGTATATTGCATGCCCAAAAGACCAGCTTTCAAGGGATCAGCACCTATAAATCTGTCAGATCGACTCCATCAAGTTCTGAGATGGGCTCTTGGCTCCGTTGAGATTTTCCTCAGTCGTCATTGTCCTTTGTGGTATGCTTGGGGAGGAAAACTCAAACTGCTTGAGAGGCTTGCCTATATCAACACCATTGTCTACCCTTTCACTTCCATTCCTTTGCTTTTCTACTGTACAATACCTGCCGTTTGCCTTCTCACTGGGAAATTCATTATCCCCACGGTAAGTTCATTAAGGATAACTTCCATTTAAAAAGTCTACACTTGCGCACCTTAAAATCCTCATTCAGGCTATATGAGtgatagaatttttaaattttttgtggcATGACACTCTCAAATTGGTGCGATACTAAGGATCAGTGCTTTATATTTGTCTGGTTGTTTATAGTAATGTTCGTTGTAAATAAATTGACATTATTCAGTTAGTTTCTCAAGGATGCACTAGAGAGTGCCCTAAAAGTCATCTTCCAGAATGATAAGAATTATTTCATGGTcgtttctctctgtttttgtcTGGGTAAATCTGAATAGTTGCCAGTTATTCTAATCGACTTTGCCTTTGGCAGCTCACTAACTTTGCGAGCATATGGTTCTTGGCCCTTTTCCTATCCATCATAGCCACTGGCGTGCTTGAACTACGGTGGAGTGGTGTCAGCATCGAGGACTGGTGGCGTAATGAACAATTCTGGGTCATTGGTGGCGTATCTGCACACCTCTTCGCTGTATTCCAAGGCCTCCTCAAGGTGCTTGCCGGAGTTGATACTAACTTCACTGTTACAGCAAAGGCAGCCGAGGACAGTGAGTTTGGTGAACTCTACCTTTTCAAGTGGACTACCCTGCTCATACCACCAACCACTCTAATAATCTTGAACATGGTCGGTGTCGTCGCCGGTGTTTCGGATGCCATAAACAATGGATACGGATCGTGGGGCCCTCTGTTCGGGAAGCTCTTCTTCGCCTTTTGGGT harbors:
- the LOC104436967 gene encoding cellulose synthase A catalytic subunit 4 (The RefSeq protein has 7 substitutions compared to this genomic sequence) translates to MSGFAVGSHSRNELHVTNGGAADEHRSPPRQNAARTCRVCGDEIGLKDDGAPFVACHECGFPVCRPCYVYERSDGTQCCPQCNARYKRHKGCPRVAGDDEDDHFEGEDFEDEFQIRNRGENEVRPTGFDRSENGDSHAPQVHQNGQVFSSAGSVVGAELEGEGNAEWKERIEKWKIRQEKRGLVGKDDGGNGDGEEDDYLMAEARQPLSRKVPISSSKISPYRIVIVLRLIVLGFFLHFRILTPATDAFPLWLISVICETWFALSWILDQFPKWNPINRETYLDRLSIRFEREGEPSRLAPVDVFVSTVDPLKEPPIITANTVLSILAVDYPVDKVCCYVSDDGASMLLFDTLSETAEFARRWVPFCKKYSIEPRTPEFYFSQKIDYLKDKVEPSFVKERRAMKREYEEFKVRINALVAKAQKKPEEGWVMQDGTPWPGNNTRDHPGMIQVYLGSAGALDVEGKELPRLVYVSREKRPGYQHHKKAGAMNALVRVSAVLTNAPFLLNLDCDHYINNSKAIREAMCFLMDPQLGKKLCYVQFPQRFDGIDRHDRYANRNIVFFDINMRGLDGIQGPVYVGTGCVFNRQALYGYDPPVSQKRPKMTCDCWPSWCSCCCGGSRKSKSKKKDDTSLLGPVHAKKKKMTGKNYLKKKGSGPVFDLEDIEEGLEGFDELEKSSLMSQKNFEKRFGQSPVFIASTLMEDGGLPEGTNSTSLIKEAIHVISCGYEEKTEWGKEIGWIYGSVTEDILTGFKMHCRGWKSVYCMPKRPAFKGSAPINLSDRLHQVLRWALGSVEIFLSRHCPLWYAWGGKLKLLERLAYINTIVYPFTSIPLLFYCTIPAVCLLTGKFIIPTLTNFASIWFLALFLSIIATGVLELRWSGVSIEDWWRNEQFWVIGGVSAHLFAVFQGLLKVLAGVDTNFTVTAKAAEDSEFGELYLFKWTTLLIPPTTLIILNMVGVVAGVSDAINNGYGSWGPLFGKLFFAFWVIVHLYPFLKGLMGKQNRTPTIVVLWSVLLASIFSLVWVRIDPFLPKQTGPVLKPCGVEC